In one window of Candidatus Paceibacterota bacterium DNA:
- a CDS encoding peptidoglycan DD-metalloendopeptidase family protein has protein sequence MKYKFVIIYFLLILALTPLASTVAQTADLQSKIDDKTAQLKKLDSEIKAASSLAANAGKEATTLKKTLAGLDASRKALEQQITTAKKQIGATQGTIKNLNVSIQATTKQLELRRNMVGETVRILAETESASPVAVFLGYDSMGAYWAYEQGVEQIQKNLTARIIEAKQTKESLDQNKTIQEREKARLTDYSEQVQDKKKIAEATSQEKKALLDVTKSKEATYQKLLLEKKKEREAVEAELLDYEARLSFTLDPSSIPKAGTKVFKWPTQGGVITQLFGNTAFSRTTTAYNGKGHNGIDIGVPIGTPVYAAADAVVRGFGNTDLNCKGASYGKWILLDHAMNMSTLYGHMSLISVTEGQLIKAGDRIGYSGNTGYSTGPHIHFSLFAKASVNISKLQSRVRSCGAYTLPVASFSGYLNPTSYLQML, from the coding sequence ATGAAATATAAGTTTGTAATTATATATTTTTTGCTAATTCTGGCGCTGACTCCGCTAGCCTCAACTGTTGCGCAAACTGCCGATCTACAGAGTAAAATAGACGACAAAACCGCCCAACTTAAAAAGCTAGATTCAGAAATAAAGGCGGCAAGCTCCTTGGCTGCCAACGCCGGCAAAGAGGCAACCACGCTGAAGAAAACGCTTGCTGGCCTAGACGCGTCGCGTAAGGCACTCGAACAGCAGATAACCACTGCGAAAAAACAGATCGGTGCAACACAGGGTACGATTAAAAATTTGAATGTTTCGATACAGGCAACAACCAAACAGCTAGAATTACGCAGAAACATGGTGGGGGAGACTGTGCGCATATTGGCCGAGACAGAATCAGCATCTCCAGTAGCCGTCTTCCTTGGTTATGATTCTATGGGTGCTTATTGGGCTTATGAGCAAGGCGTAGAACAAATACAAAAGAATCTCACCGCCCGTATCATAGAGGCCAAACAGACTAAAGAATCCCTTGACCAGAACAAGACAATACAGGAGAGGGAGAAGGCGCGCTTAACCGATTATTCCGAACAAGTTCAGGATAAGAAGAAGATTGCCGAAGCGACAAGCCAGGAAAAAAAGGCTTTGCTCGACGTGACGAAATCAAAAGAGGCCACTTATCAGAAGCTTCTGCTGGAGAAGAAGAAGGAACGCGAGGCCGTAGAAGCCGAATTACTTGATTACGAAGCGAGGCTTTCATTCACCCTCGACCCAAGTTCTATACCCAAGGCAGGTACGAAGGTATTTAAGTGGCCAACACAAGGCGGAGTTATAACCCAACTTTTTGGCAATACTGCGTTCTCTAGGACTACTACAGCCTATAACGGTAAGGGTCACAATGGCATCGATATAGGAGTGCCAATAGGTACACCGGTTTACGCCGCCGCAGACGCAGTGGTGCGCGGTTTCGGCAATACAGACTTAAACTGCAAGGGAGCCTCCTATGGCAAATGGATACTATTAGATCATGCCATGAATATGAGTACTCTCTATGGTCACATGTCGCTTATCTCCGTTACCGAGGGACAACTCATTAAAGCTGGGGACAGAATAGGCTACAGCGGCAATACCGGATACTCAACCGGTCCTCACATTCACTTCTCATTGTTTGCTAAGGCGAGTGTCAATATAAGCAAGCTCCAGAGTCGAGTGAGGAGCTGTGGTGCATATACCCTGCCCGTAGCGTCCTTTAGCGGCTATCTGAATCCAACTTCATATTTGCAGATGCTGTAG
- a CDS encoding S41 family peptidase, which produces MTPYGKKVTLIGAVILLLGASFMAGAYVGYSNKPLTDKVLGVLNKNQDQPQDVDFAPFWQAWKAIDDHYVATHQGLGNMATGTDAKKITSQDRVYGAIEGMFKSLGDPYTVFFPPEEAKLFQDEVNGSFSGVGMEIGIRDGALTVVAPLKDTPAFRAGIKSGDRIVKIDDKSAADLPVDVAVQQIRGEKGTKVKITIGRNGEPQRDITITRDTIVIPTISIEGNSSIIGNAEGHEGIRPDGIFVIRLYNFSAQASDLFRQALQKFVDSGSDKLLLDLRGNPGGYLDSAVDIASWFVPAGRVVVSERSGSEANAITKEHKSRGTVSQLKSVPRIAILIDRGSASASEILAGALQDEGVAKLIGERSFGKGSVQELIPITTDTEAKITIARWFTPKGRSISDSGLTPDYPVTITKDNVDKKIDPQFDKALAVLKDNSLWK; this is translated from the coding sequence ATGACACCTTATGGTAAGAAAGTAACATTAATAGGCGCAGTCATACTCCTTTTAGGAGCGTCATTCATGGCCGGCGCATATGTCGGGTATTCTAACAAACCGCTTACGGATAAAGTTCTGGGCGTTCTCAATAAAAATCAGGATCAACCACAGGATGTCGACTTCGCCCCCTTCTGGCAGGCATGGAAGGCTATTGACGACCATTATGTCGCAACACATCAAGGGCTCGGTAATATGGCCACCGGCACTGATGCAAAAAAAATTACGAGTCAAGATCGAGTTTATGGCGCTATCGAGGGAATGTTCAAGTCTCTGGGGGACCCTTATACCGTGTTCTTCCCGCCGGAAGAAGCTAAGTTATTCCAGGACGAAGTTAATGGCAGCTTTAGCGGAGTCGGTATGGAGATCGGCATTCGTGATGGAGCTCTGACCGTCGTAGCTCCGCTTAAGGATACGCCCGCATTTCGAGCGGGGATCAAGTCCGGCGATCGAATTGTAAAAATCGACGATAAATCCGCCGCCGATTTGCCTGTTGATGTCGCAGTGCAACAAATCAGGGGAGAGAAGGGAACGAAAGTGAAGATTACGATTGGCCGCAACGGAGAACCTCAAAGAGATATTACAATTACTCGCGACACCATAGTTATTCCGACTATAAGCATAGAAGGGAACTCGAGCATAATCGGTAATGCGGAAGGTCATGAGGGTATACGCCCCGACGGAATATTTGTTATCAGACTATATAATTTTTCCGCGCAGGCATCAGACCTATTCCGTCAAGCGCTCCAGAAATTCGTCGATTCCGGGTCTGATAAACTCCTCCTGGATCTGCGCGGGAACCCAGGCGGTTATCTTGATTCTGCCGTAGATATCGCGAGCTGGTTCGTGCCTGCAGGGAGGGTTGTTGTAAGCGAACGTTCGGGGTCCGAAGCGAATGCAATAACCAAGGAGCACAAAAGTCGCGGTACCGTTTCTCAACTAAAGAGTGTTCCACGGATAGCGATATTAATAGATAGAGGTTCGGCTTCGGCTTCAGAAATTCTCGCAGGAGCTTTGCAGGACGAGGGAGTGGCGAAATTGATTGGCGAGCGTAGTTTCGGTAAAGGTTCTGTGCAAGAACTTATTCCAATAACGACCGATACGGAAGCTAAAATAACCATCGCCAGATGGTTTACCCCAAAGGGCCGATCAATCTCCGACTCCGGACTCACACCGGACTATCCTGTGACGATTACAAAAGATAATGTAGACAAGAAGATTGATCCGCAGTTCGATAAGGCCCTCGCAGTATTAAAAGATAATTCCCTCTGGAAATAA
- a CDS encoding UDP-N-acetylglucosamine--N-acetylmuramyl-(pentapeptide) pyrophosphoryl-undecaprenol N-acetylglucosamine transferase: protein MKILFTGGGTGGHFYPIIAVAQELARLSEEEKFVAPQLYFMSNGPYNKRALFDNSIAYIFAPAGNQRIYFSPKNIWNLIKTFFGILGAIWKIYLLYPDVIFSKGGYSSIPALVAARVFGIPVVIHESDSVPGRVNLWAGKFAVKIAVSYPEAAKFFPPDKTAVTGNPIRRDFFSPAYSGAHEFFGFDPALPVIYVTGGSSGSAKMNDTLVDTLPQLIEHAQVIIQTGKDSYEDILKRVTYILEKTGKQSRCRVYDYVNTSALRMIGGSAAIVISRAGSTIFEIAAWGIPSIIIPGDESVFHNDHQRKNAYAYARTGACVVIEDKNLRPNILYSEIERILQSQEVQKNMREAAKAFADDKSAQRIARELLTIALSHEI, encoded by the coding sequence ATGAAAATATTATTTACCGGAGGGGGAACGGGTGGACACTTTTATCCTATTATCGCTGTGGCGCAGGAACTTGCACGGCTATCGGAGGAAGAAAAATTCGTAGCACCTCAACTCTACTTCATGTCGAACGGCCCGTACAACAAACGAGCGTTATTCGACAACAGTATCGCCTACATTTTCGCGCCGGCTGGTAATCAAAGAATATATTTTTCACCAAAGAATATCTGGAATCTAATAAAAACATTTTTTGGTATTTTGGGCGCCATCTGGAAAATATATCTCCTGTATCCGGATGTAATCTTCAGCAAGGGCGGGTACAGCAGTATCCCGGCGCTCGTAGCGGCGCGGGTATTCGGAATCCCGGTTGTTATCCACGAATCAGACAGTGTCCCTGGGCGTGTTAATCTCTGGGCGGGCAAATTCGCCGTCAAGATTGCCGTATCGTACCCTGAGGCAGCCAAGTTCTTTCCACCGGACAAGACCGCGGTCACCGGCAACCCAATTCGTAGAGATTTCTTCTCTCCGGCATATTCCGGAGCGCATGAGTTCTTCGGCTTCGATCCGGCATTGCCGGTGATCTATGTGACGGGTGGCTCAAGCGGGTCTGCAAAAATGAACGACACGCTTGTCGACACACTTCCACAGCTAATAGAGCATGCCCAAGTCATCATACAGACAGGCAAAGACTCTTACGAAGATATCTTGAAGAGAGTGACCTATATACTTGAAAAGACGGGTAAACAGTCTCGCTGTAGGGTTTATGACTACGTAAATACATCGGCCTTGCGCATGATCGGCGGGAGTGCCGCAATAGTTATCTCACGAGCCGGATCTACGATCTTCGAGATTGCCGCATGGGGCATACCGAGCATAATCATCCCGGGCGATGAGAGTGTCTTTCATAACGACCATCAACGCAAGAACGCTTACGCTTACGCGCGCACCGGTGCATGTGTTGTCATAGAGGACAAGAATCTGCGTCCGAATATATTATATTCGGAAATTGAACGTATTTTGCAAAGTCAGGAGGTGCAAAAAAATATGCGTGAGGCGGCCAAAGCATTCGCGGACGATAAGAGCGCGCAACGTATAGCGCGAGAACTCTTAACGATTGCTTTGTCACATGAAATATAA
- a CDS encoding SMC-Scp complex subunit ScpB: MNTHMESSVIQLDRKIEALLFMKGEPMGIAELMKLCSVGEGELEMAIAELITRLEAGATRLTRTEDTVALTTKPELYEFLQEVLKLERTEPLTKSQLEVLSIVLYEHPVSAAKVEYVRGVNSRYRIRALMLRGLIERKADENDARVSLYVPTIELLQLLGITDVTRLPDYALIKDKLAAVVQDKH; encoded by the coding sequence ATGAATACGCACATGGAAAGTAGCGTGATACAACTCGACCGGAAAATAGAGGCTCTGCTTTTTATGAAAGGCGAGCCTATGGGGATTGCGGAGCTTATGAAGCTTTGTTCTGTCGGAGAAGGGGAGCTTGAGATGGCCATTGCAGAACTAATTACGCGACTTGAGGCGGGCGCGACGCGGCTCACACGCACGGAGGATACTGTGGCGCTCACGACCAAGCCGGAGCTTTATGAATTCTTGCAGGAAGTCTTGAAGCTGGAGCGGACAGAGCCTTTGACCAAATCCCAGCTCGAAGTTCTCTCGATAGTCTTGTACGAGCATCCCGTAAGCGCGGCCAAGGTAGAATATGTGCGCGGGGTTAATTCTCGCTACAGAATCCGTGCGCTTATGCTCCGCGGGCTTATCGAGCGCAAAGCAGACGAGAACGACGCTCGAGTTTCTCTCTATGTGCCGACCATCGAGCTCCTCCAACTCCTAGGAATCACGGATGTGACACGATTGCCGGATTATGCTTTAATTAAAGACAAACTTGCCGCTGTGGTACAAGACAAGCATTAG
- the rplI gene encoding 50S ribosomal protein L9, producing the protein MKVVLLKDIKDVGRRFEIKNVSDGYGRNYLVKNGLAEVATPAKEAWAKKKVEEGHLDKKKAEELLLTKFKIIEGLTLTFKSRATETGSLFAGIHKDEIVTELAKHSILVPAEFVVLEKPLKHIGEHQVELKAGEKTTHVRVVITAL; encoded by the coding sequence ATGAAGGTTGTTTTACTTAAAGATATAAAAGATGTCGGCAGGAGATTCGAGATCAAGAATGTGTCTGACGGTTATGGCAGGAATTATCTCGTAAAGAACGGACTGGCAGAAGTCGCTACACCGGCTAAGGAGGCCTGGGCCAAAAAGAAAGTCGAAGAAGGTCATCTTGATAAAAAGAAAGCAGAAGAGCTACTCCTCACCAAGTTCAAAATAATAGAAGGCTTGACGCTAACGTTCAAATCCAGAGCAACAGAGACCGGCAGTTTATTTGCCGGCATACATAAAGACGAGATAGTTACAGAGCTTGCAAAGCACAGCATTCTTGTTCCGGCAGAATTCGTTGTCCTCGAGAAGCCGCTCAAGCATATTGGCGAGCATCAAGTAGAGCTTAAGGCGGGCGAAAAAACCACTCATGTTCGAGTGGTTATAACTGCGCTATAA
- a CDS encoding methyltransferase domain-containing protein translates to MEPLVSDTENIEPTYEKNIGSRLISVLMNEELAPYCLNTYINSFSGMGVDNPEQHAQKTNELLSQDKPLREREREIWEYLKTLSVHYTPFESYVAGLVNERRDIMFKQVAPNLLIEGKTLDFGAGNGEFMRQVHASFPKLDIEGWDVVSDDSKGQVQVYDGKVVPRDDKFYDQAYATTVLHHTADPFAGAEEMARLTKERLILIETIPGEHTGDRKKDWDITFVADYFWRLIHRSTEPVPGSYLTAEEWQKLFTERLGFKLKHFENLGQDQKTITVKHILAVFERTRVV, encoded by the coding sequence ATGGAACCGCTTGTGTCAGACACGGAGAATATTGAACCGACATATGAAAAAAATATTGGTTCTCGACTTATTTCTGTTTTAATGAACGAAGAGTTGGCACCTTATTGCCTTAACACGTATATTAATTCATTTTCGGGAATGGGAGTGGATAATCCTGAACAGCATGCACAGAAAACGAACGAGTTGCTTTCGCAGGACAAGCCACTGCGTGAGCGAGAACGGGAAATCTGGGAATATTTGAAGACGCTTTCGGTGCATTATACACCTTTTGAGTCATATGTTGCCGGGCTCGTAAACGAACGACGAGACATTATGTTCAAGCAGGTTGCTCCGAACTTACTCATCGAAGGAAAAACTTTGGATTTCGGTGCTGGCAATGGAGAGTTTATGAGACAGGTCCATGCGAGCTTCCCAAAACTGGACATTGAAGGATGGGATGTTGTAAGCGATGATTCAAAGGGCCAGGTGCAGGTATACGACGGTAAAGTCGTACCTCGTGATGATAAATTTTATGATCAGGCATATGCGACCACTGTCCTTCATCATACGGCAGACCCATTTGCCGGTGCAGAAGAAATGGCACGGCTTACAAAAGAACGCCTTATTCTGATCGAGACAATTCCCGGTGAGCACACCGGCGATCGCAAAAAAGACTGGGACATTACCTTTGTTGCCGATTACTTTTGGCGTTTGATCCACCGAAGCACCGAACCGGTACCCGGCTCATATTTAACAGCAGAAGAATGGCAAAAATTGTTTACAGAAAGATTGGGGTTCAAGCTAAAACACTTTGAAAACCTAGGCCAAGACCAGAAAACAATCACCGTGAAGCACATACTTGCCGTGTTTGAACGAACCAGGGTTGTATAA
- a CDS encoding DHHA1 domain-containing protein — MHRTPEKNILVFYHANCPDGFGAAWSAWKSLGDTAEYIPYQHGRTQLPDVTSKEVYTLDMTLPEPVFSDVLIKAKSLTSIDHHITNQDHIGRSTKFVFNVNHSGASLSWIYFHPELPVPKLIQYVEDNDLWLHKLPFAQEIPSATWLLDYNFDEWSDYADLLDDSVGFEKSTEQGTLLLKAFLKQAGELAEEHYFIELEGMKIPVANCPGHVSDVGHMLYTKYPPMALMWSRKKNAIVVSLRSDGNKDVSELAVKYGGGGHKAAAGFTILLDTVDMPENKLKKDLLAKLLSPSQK, encoded by the coding sequence ATGCATAGAACTCCAGAAAAAAATATTCTTGTATTTTATCACGCCAATTGCCCGGATGGGTTTGGCGCCGCTTGGTCGGCTTGGAAGTCGCTTGGCGACACAGCAGAATATATTCCTTATCAGCATGGGCGCACGCAACTGCCGGATGTAACGAGTAAAGAGGTTTATACGCTTGATATGACCTTACCCGAGCCGGTATTTAGTGATGTGTTGATTAAAGCTAAATCACTAACGAGCATTGATCATCACATTACAAATCAAGATCATATTGGCCGATCAACGAAATTCGTTTTTAACGTGAATCATTCCGGCGCATCACTTTCTTGGATCTACTTTCATCCAGAGTTGCCGGTGCCTAAACTTATTCAATATGTAGAGGATAACGACTTATGGCTTCATAAGTTACCTTTTGCTCAGGAGATTCCATCAGCGACATGGCTTTTAGACTATAACTTCGATGAGTGGAGCGATTATGCAGACCTACTTGATGATTCAGTAGGATTTGAGAAATCTACAGAACAGGGGACACTCTTGCTTAAAGCATTCTTGAAGCAAGCAGGCGAGCTGGCCGAGGAGCACTATTTTATAGAACTCGAAGGGATGAAAATCCCGGTTGCGAACTGCCCGGGCCATGTCTCCGACGTTGGTCATATGCTCTATACCAAGTATCCGCCGATGGCACTCATGTGGTCACGCAAGAAGAACGCAATAGTTGTGTCATTACGCTCCGACGGCAACAAAGACGTCTCGGAACTTGCTGTTAAATACGGCGGGGGCGGTCACAAAGCGGCTGCGGGGTTTACGATACTTCTGGATACCGTAGATATGCCGGAAAATAAGCTAAAAAAAGACTTGTTGGCCAAACTTCTTTCCCCTTCGCAAAAGTAG
- a CDS encoding putative peptidoglycan glycosyltransferase FtsW: MNRTKRVDVILATLTVLLVTIGFLVFASASMGLLSRGGANYSLVLMKQGAIALAGIVLLFFLATKIHYKFFQHYATGIFFLTLILTILVFIPHIGFSTKGGTRWIDLGFGTIQPSEFLKLGTVLFLAAYYAKIKTHVTSFTKGFLPFLITVAVVGAIILKQPDTGTFLVVVCGATAVFLAAGGRWLHLAIFALAGIILAAGLATVYPHVQDRINTFLNSKQGTLDTSYHLRQSLIAIGSGQIIGRGFGQSVQKFKYLPEPIGDSIFSVFSEDFGFIGSSVLILLFMFYSLRGLRISDRVPDQFGRLLGIGIVILIVSQSYINITALTGIIPLTGVPLVFISQGGTALLMAFIEAGILLQISRHTQ; this comes from the coding sequence ATGAATAGAACAAAAAGAGTAGATGTGATACTAGCCACACTTACCGTGCTATTGGTCACGATCGGCTTTCTGGTATTCGCCTCCGCTTCTATGGGTTTGCTATCCAGGGGTGGAGCCAATTATTCCTTGGTATTAATGAAACAGGGTGCTATTGCGCTCGCCGGTATTGTTTTGCTATTTTTCCTCGCTACGAAGATCCATTATAAATTCTTTCAGCATTATGCCACGGGGATTTTTTTCTTAACCCTTATACTCACTATTCTAGTTTTCATTCCGCACATAGGTTTCAGCACCAAGGGAGGTACGCGCTGGATAGATCTCGGTTTCGGCACTATTCAGCCATCGGAATTTCTAAAGCTCGGCACGGTACTCTTTTTGGCTGCTTATTATGCGAAGATAAAGACTCACGTGACTTCGTTCACAAAAGGCTTTCTCCCGTTTCTTATTACTGTCGCAGTTGTCGGCGCGATAATACTTAAACAGCCGGACACGGGGACATTCCTGGTGGTCGTTTGCGGTGCTACTGCCGTTTTTCTGGCTGCAGGCGGGCGCTGGTTGCATTTAGCTATTTTCGCATTGGCGGGAATAATTCTTGCTGCCGGTCTTGCTACCGTATACCCGCATGTGCAGGACCGTATTAATACTTTTTTGAATTCAAAACAGGGGACTCTGGATACTTCGTACCATTTGCGTCAATCGCTCATAGCCATAGGTTCGGGGCAGATAATTGGCCGAGGCTTCGGCCAGAGCGTGCAAAAATTCAAATATCTCCCGGAACCGATAGGTGATTCCATATTTTCTGTATTTTCCGAGGACTTCGGCTTTATCGGCTCATCTGTTCTAATTCTATTGTTCATGTTCTATTCCTTGCGGGGGCTTCGTATCTCCGACAGGGTGCCCGATCAGTTCGGTAGACTTCTTGGTATAGGAATTGTTATACTGATAGTGTCACAGTCGTATATAAACATAACGGCTTTGACCGGTATTATCCCGCTTACCGGAGTCCCGCTTGTCTTTATAAGTCAGGGCGGTACGGCTCTGTTAATGGCGTTCATTGAAGCGGGGATATTATTGCAAATTTCTAGACATACTCAATAG
- the aspS gene encoding aspartate--tRNA(Asn) ligase, which yields MERTYIKDLGQQIGQEVLIKGWVNGRRDQGKLVFFDFRDMSGLVQGVVLPKSSAMDTAKDIRNEFVVKVEGVVNKRAERNIQAGRKNGDIEIEVKKIEVLAAAEALPFDMSFESFNFDLTTQLDHRALMLRHPRLQAIFKVQSVIIDSFREYMKSQNFFEFQAPSITPATAEGGAEVFQVNYFDKKAYLSQSPQLYKQIVMTAFERVFSVNKIFRAEPSATTRHLTEIVSLDAEMAFIDSWLDVRDMSESTVRYILKEVSTRCADELAILGAEIPTMIDKTPTLSLTEVQEKIFKASGRDCRGDKDLNPEDERAICEIIKEETGSDFVYVYGYPTRQKPFYVYPNPENPEFNEGMDLLCRGVEWLSGGRRINDYKQLMQHVNEWNMDPEKISMFLEAFRYGVPPEGGFAFGAERLTMQILGLKNVREASMFPRDMNRIDTLLSQE from the coding sequence ATGGAAAGAACATATATCAAGGATCTTGGCCAACAAATTGGCCAGGAAGTGCTAATTAAAGGCTGGGTTAACGGGCGACGCGATCAAGGCAAGTTGGTCTTCTTCGACTTTCGCGATATGAGCGGACTTGTACAGGGAGTAGTGCTTCCTAAAAGCTCGGCGATGGATACGGCTAAGGACATCCGAAATGAATTTGTGGTAAAGGTAGAGGGGGTTGTAAATAAAAGGGCGGAAAGAAATATTCAAGCCGGACGCAAAAATGGCGACATAGAAATTGAGGTAAAGAAGATTGAGGTCCTGGCTGCGGCAGAGGCTTTGCCATTCGACATGTCATTCGAGAGTTTTAATTTCGATTTAACGACACAGCTTGATCACCGCGCCTTAATGCTCCGCCACCCGCGCTTACAAGCGATATTCAAAGTGCAAAGCGTCATCATAGATTCCTTCCGGGAATACATGAAGAGTCAGAACTTCTTTGAGTTCCAAGCTCCGTCTATCACTCCGGCCACTGCGGAAGGGGGCGCGGAGGTCTTTCAGGTTAATTATTTCGACAAGAAGGCATACCTTTCTCAATCTCCGCAACTGTATAAGCAGATTGTGATGACAGCTTTCGAGAGGGTCTTTTCGGTAAATAAAATCTTTCGCGCAGAGCCGAGTGCTACCACCAGACATCTGACCGAGATTGTTTCTCTTGATGCCGAGATGGCATTCATCGACTCTTGGCTTGACGTAAGAGATATGTCAGAATCAACCGTGCGCTATATTCTCAAGGAGGTGAGTACCCGATGCGCAGATGAGTTGGCCATCCTTGGTGCCGAAATTCCAACCATGATTGACAAAACACCCACCCTGTCACTTACGGAGGTGCAAGAGAAAATATTTAAGGCCAGTGGCCGCGACTGTCGCGGTGATAAAGACCTTAATCCGGAAGATGAGCGGGCAATATGCGAAATTATTAAGGAAGAGACCGGTTCAGATTTCGTCTACGTCTATGGTTATCCGACTCGCCAGAAGCCCTTCTATGTCTACCCTAATCCGGAAAATCCAGAATTTAACGAGGGGATGGACCTTCTCTGTCGCGGCGTGGAGTGGCTCTCCGGCGGACGTCGCATCAACGACTACAAGCAGCTTATGCAGCATGTAAATGAGTGGAACATGGACCCGGAGAAAATTTCTATGTTCCTGGAGGCCTTTCGCTACGGGGTCCCGCCAGAAGGCGGGTTTGCGTTCGGAGCAGAGAGACTTACGATGCAGATATTGGGACTCAAGAATGTCCGAGAGGCCTCAATGTTCCCAAGGGACATGAATCGGATAGATACATTATTAAGCCAGGAGTAA
- a CDS encoding ScpA family protein, giving the protein MPQFAVKNEKFEGPLGLLLTLITERKMHISEVSLAEIADTYISYASKLEEFPIHESAEFLLVASTLMLIKSRSLLPGIVITDDEQSEIKNLEERLRLYAIYQEAGKKISEEFGARELLLPYERKETVIFAPPADGSLWPTGLSRIVMNLLNAIPTIAPIPQTTIKKIMSLEEAMQGLLTRVTQGIKLSFREAHEGKHGPEHKLNIVLSFLALLELMRRGKISVEQHSTFHDILIQPEEVSTPIYG; this is encoded by the coding sequence ATGCCGCAATTCGCCGTCAAAAATGAAAAATTCGAGGGACCGCTCGGGCTTTTGCTTACCTTGATCACCGAACGCAAGATGCATATTTCGGAAGTTTCTTTGGCCGAGATTGCCGACACTTATATTTCTTACGCGTCTAAGCTCGAGGAGTTCCCGATACACGAATCAGCCGAGTTCTTACTCGTCGCCTCGACACTCATGCTTATCAAATCGCGTTCGCTCTTGCCCGGCATAGTCATAACAGACGACGAGCAGAGCGAGATAAAAAATCTTGAGGAGCGCTTGAGGTTATACGCAATATATCAAGAGGCAGGCAAGAAAATTTCTGAAGAGTTCGGGGCTAGAGAATTACTATTACCATATGAACGTAAAGAAACTGTTATATTCGCACCGCCCGCAGACGGTTCGCTATGGCCAACAGGGTTGTCTAGAATAGTCATGAACCTGCTTAATGCCATACCAACTATCGCGCCTATCCCGCAGACGACAATCAAGAAGATAATGTCGCTGGAGGAGGCAATGCAAGGTCTGCTCACGCGCGTCACGCAGGGGATTAAACTGTCGTTTAGAGAAGCTCATGAGGGCAAGCACGGGCCGGAGCATAAGCTAAATATTGTTTTAAGCTTCCTAGCTCTGCTCGAATTAATGAGGAGAGGCAAAATAAGCGTCGAACAGCACAGCACCTTCCATGACATACTTATCCAACCGGAAGAAGTAAGCACACCGATATATGGATAA
- the rpmA gene encoding 50S ribosomal protein L27: MAHKKAAGSTKNLRDSNPKYLGVKIGDGQTAKVGNIIVRQRGTRVLPGKNVLMGTDHTLFASKDGKVKFGTKRKTHFDGTINRLPIVSVE, encoded by the coding sequence ATGGCACATAAAAAAGCAGCCGGTTCAACAAAAAATCTACGCGACTCAAACCCAAAGTATCTTGGCGTTAAGATTGGCGACGGTCAGACGGCTAAGGTTGGCAATATAATCGTCCGCCAGCGCGGAACTCGCGTCTTGCCGGGTAAGAACGTCTTAATGGGTACAGACCATACCCTTTTCGCCTCTAAGGACGGCAAGGTCAAGTTCGGCACGAAGCGCAAGACCCACTTCGATGGCACAATCAATCGCCTCCCTATCGTCAGCGTAGAATAG